A stretch of Imperialibacter roseus DNA encodes these proteins:
- a CDS encoding cellulose synthase family protein: MIDWLVIIGYGLSLSLIFLFSLGQLHLAIRYRKSKKSTPATIAPLTELPLVTVQLPIYNELYVVERLIRQVCLLDYPKEKLEIQVLDDSDDETKSVVDKVAKEYRRIGFDIKVLRRHERTGYKAGALQNGLEQARAEFIAIFDADFLPDPHFLKETLPHFTTPKVGMVQTRWGHLNRNYSWLTKLQAFGLDAHFSVEQTGRSASGSFINFNGTGGVWRKKCIVDGGGWTADTLTEDLDLSYRAQLKGWHFTFLENVESPAELPILMPAVKSQQYRWNKGAAETARKNLGAVLTSTLPLKNKLHAVQHLLNSSLFFFLFTASLLSLPLLYTMNHLPTYSTLFNAASVFVLGFLFVSYFYWVASGSSFPKKPLKYFLIHFPMFITFSMGMSLHNAIAVLEGWLGIKTPFLRTPKFNVLKDKISWKTNKYIKWKLTPAIVLEGLLSVYFAFGLWSAFYLSDFGLIFFHLMLTIGFGGIFLLSIKPYGFLASKA; this comes from the coding sequence ATGATCGACTGGCTGGTTATTATTGGTTACGGACTCTCTTTGTCGCTGATCTTTCTGTTCAGCCTGGGACAGCTGCACCTGGCCATTCGCTACCGAAAAAGCAAGAAGTCAACACCAGCCACCATTGCACCACTGACAGAGCTTCCGTTGGTGACCGTACAGTTGCCTATTTATAACGAGCTGTACGTTGTGGAAAGGCTGATCAGGCAAGTATGCCTGCTCGACTACCCGAAAGAAAAACTGGAAATCCAGGTGCTTGACGACAGTGATGATGAGACAAAATCGGTTGTCGACAAAGTGGCCAAAGAATATCGAAGGATAGGCTTCGACATAAAAGTGCTGCGTCGGCACGAAAGAACAGGTTACAAAGCGGGTGCCTTGCAGAACGGACTTGAGCAGGCTCGTGCTGAGTTCATTGCTATTTTCGATGCCGACTTCCTGCCAGACCCTCACTTCCTAAAGGAAACATTACCCCACTTTACCACGCCGAAAGTGGGCATGGTGCAAACCCGCTGGGGTCACCTCAATCGCAACTACTCGTGGCTGACCAAACTACAGGCCTTCGGCCTCGACGCCCACTTTTCGGTAGAGCAAACAGGCCGTAGTGCATCGGGTAGCTTCATTAACTTCAACGGCACGGGCGGTGTCTGGCGAAAGAAGTGCATAGTAGATGGCGGCGGCTGGACAGCAGACACGCTCACCGAAGACCTCGACCTTAGCTACAGAGCTCAGCTGAAAGGCTGGCATTTCACGTTCCTTGAAAATGTTGAGTCTCCCGCAGAGCTGCCCATCCTTATGCCGGCAGTAAAGTCACAACAGTACCGCTGGAACAAAGGCGCCGCCGAAACAGCCAGAAAAAACCTGGGGGCTGTGCTCACATCGACCTTGCCGTTGAAAAACAAGCTTCACGCCGTCCAGCATTTGCTCAACAGCTCGCTTTTCTTTTTCCTTTTCACGGCCTCACTACTCAGCCTACCCCTGCTCTACACAATGAACCATTTGCCGACATACAGCACACTGTTCAATGCGGCCAGTGTGTTCGTGCTCGGCTTTCTGTTTGTGAGCTACTTTTACTGGGTTGCCAGCGGCTCTTCATTTCCCAAAAAGCCGCTAAAATACTTTCTTATTCACTTCCCCATGTTCATCACCTTCTCGATGGGCATGTCACTACACAATGCCATTGCGGTGCTTGAAGGCTGGCTCGGCATTAAGACGCCATTTTTGCGCACACCCAAATTCAACGTTCTCAAAGACAAAATATCCTGGAAAACCAACAAGTACATCAAATGGAAGCTAACACCGGCGATTGTGCTCGAAGGCCTTCTTTCCGTTTACTTTGCCTTTGGCCTTTGGTCGGCCTTCTACCTGTCCGACTTTGGGCTGATATTTTTCCATCTCATGCTTACCATAGGCTTCGGAGGCATCTTCCTACTCTCAATTAAACCTTATGGGTTTCTCGCCTCCAAAGCTTAA
- a CDS encoding glycosyltransferase family 2 protein, protein MRQPNIKVIIPAFNEQNAVGMVIDEIPKELVSEIIVIDNGSTDNTFAQAQSRGATALREEKRGYGNACLCGMQHIAGQVDDLPDIVVFLDGDHSDYPEEMYGLVQPIIDGKADLVIGSRALGKKEKGSMTPQQIFGNWLATTLLRWFYGVQFTDLGPFRAVKYESLLRINMQDKTYGWTVEMQLKAAKLGMQTTEVPVNYRQRIGVSKVSGTVKGTIGAGYKILWTIFRYL, encoded by the coding sequence GTGCGCCAACCCAACATCAAAGTCATCATCCCTGCCTTCAATGAGCAGAACGCCGTAGGTATGGTGATTGACGAGATCCCCAAAGAACTGGTATCCGAAATCATCGTCATCGACAATGGTTCGACTGACAACACCTTTGCTCAGGCACAGTCGAGAGGAGCAACGGCGCTCAGAGAAGAAAAAAGAGGCTATGGCAACGCCTGCCTTTGCGGTATGCAGCACATCGCCGGCCAGGTCGACGACCTGCCAGATATCGTGGTGTTTCTCGATGGAGATCACTCCGATTATCCTGAAGAAATGTACGGGCTGGTACAACCGATTATAGACGGCAAAGCCGATCTCGTGATCGGCTCCAGGGCTCTTGGCAAAAAAGAAAAGGGCTCCATGACACCACAGCAAATATTTGGCAACTGGTTAGCCACCACCCTCCTCCGCTGGTTTTACGGAGTGCAGTTTACTGACCTTGGGCCTTTCAGGGCTGTGAAATATGAAAGCCTGCTGCGCATTAACATGCAGGACAAAACCTATGGCTGGACTGTAGAAATGCAGCTAAAAGCGGCTAAATTGGGAATGCAAACCACCGAAGTGCCGGTAAACTATCGGCAGCGCATTGGTGTTTCCAAAGTGTCGGGCACGGTGAAAGGCACCATCGGCGCAGGCTACAAAATACTTTGGACAATCTTCAGGTACTTATGA